CCGCGAGGTGGAGGATGTTCTCCAGGCGGTCGATGATCCGCTCCTCGCCGAGGTGGCGCATGTCGAGCATGACGCTGTCGTCCTCGAAGCCGCGCCCCTCGTTCGCCTCGGTCTGCTCGGCGCGAGCGACCACGTCGCGGGAGGCGAGTTCACCGACGTTGTTCGCGTACCCGCGCTCGAACATGAAGCGCTCGCCCTCGCTGTTGTAGAGGATGCCGCCCTCGCCGCGGACGCCCTCGCTGATGAGCACGCCCGTCGACGGCAGCGTCGTCGGGTGGAACTGGACGAACTCCATGTCCTGCAGGGGGACGCCCGCGCGGTAGGCCATCGCGGCACCGTCGCCGGTGTTGGCGACCGCGTTCGTGGTGTGGTCGTACATCTGGCCGGGACCGCCGGTCGCGACGACGACCCCCTTGTTCGCGACGAAGCCGTTGATGCGCCCCGTCTTGATGTCGTAGCCGACGACGCCGTAGCAGCGGCGGTCCTCGGGGTTCTCGTGGTCGGTGACCGCGAGCCGCGTGACGTAGTGCTCGTCGTAGACGCGGATGCCGCGCTTCACGACCTGCTCGTACATCGTGTGCAGCAGGTGGTGACCGGTCTCCGCACCCGCGTAGGTCGTCCGGGGGAACGAGAGCCCGCCGAACGGGCGCTGTGAGACGCGCCCGTCCTCGTCGCGGGAGAACGCCATCCCCCAGTGTTCGAGCTGGATCGTCTCCTCCGGGCTGTCCTGACAGAGCGTCTCGACTGCGGGGGCGTCGCCGAGGTAGTCCGACCCCTTCATCGTGTCGTACGCGTGATCCTCCCAGGAGTCGCCGTCGCGCAGGGCGGCGTTGATGCCGCCCTCGGCCGCGCCGGTGTGGCTCCGGACCGGGTGGAGCTTCGAGACGATGGCGGTGTCCGCGCCCTCCTCGTGGGCCGCGATCGCCGCTCGCATCCCGGCACCCCCGCCGCCGCCGACGATGACGTCGTGTTCGTGAATAGCCATGAGTAGTCGTTGTAGTCGTCTTCGGATTACCAGAACTTGAGGTTGTTCTTCACGGCCTCGCGCTTCAGTTCCTGGATGTGCTTCGTGAGCGGGATGTCCTTCGGGCAGACCTCCGTGCAGGAGAACTGCGTCTGACACCGCCACACGCCGTGTTCCTGCTCGACGACGGCGAGTCGGTGCTGTTTCACGTCCTCGCCCTCGCGCTCGTCCATCGTGAAGCGGTACGCCTTGTTGATGGCCGCGGGACCGAGGTACTGGTTGTCCCCGGCGGCGATGTTACACGAGGACTGGCACGCGCCACACCAGATGCAGCGCGTGGACATCTTGATCTTCTCGCGGTTCTCGCGCGTCTGGTGCTGTTCCTCCAGGCCCGAGGGCAGGTCGTTCGTCTGGAAGAACGGCTCGACGGCGTCCATCTGGTCGTAGAAGTGCTGCATGTCCACGACGAGGTCCTTCACGACCTCCTGGTGGGGCAGCGGTTCGACGCGGACGGGGTTCGAGAGGTCGCTCAACTGGGTCTTACAGCAGAGGCGCTGGCGGCCGTTGACGAACATCGCGTCCGACCCACAGATGGCCTGCCGGCAGGAGTGCCGGAAGGTGAGCGAGGAGTCGTAGTGATCGCGCGCGTAGATGAGCGCGTCGAGGACTGTCATCCCCTTGCGGTAGGGGACGACGAACTCGTCGAAGCGCGGGCGCTCCTTCCCCGCCACCTCCGGGTCGTAGCGGAAGACCTTCAGGGTGTACGTCTCCCCGTCGAGCGCGCTCTCCTCCGCGGTCCGCTCCGCTTCCTCTTCCTCGGCGCGGGCGCGCTTCGCCTCCATCCGTCGCCGCTGCTGGACGGCGGGCGCGTCCCCGGCGGGCTGTTCTTCGGTCTCCGTCTCGGACTCGGTCTCTGTCTCGGTGATTTGCGTGCTCATTGTGTTAGAGGAAGCCGTTCATCGCCAGCGCCACGTAGGTCCCCTGCGCGACGAGCGCGAGGCCCGCGAGCGCGAGGACGGCCCCGACGACGCGCTTTCGCGTCCCGGTGAGCCCCTGGTTGATCAGGGCGTTGTAGACGCCGTTGACGCCGTGGAACGTCGCCGTCACGAGGAACAGCCACATCGTGGCGAAGTAGCCGATCTGCCCCATGCGGGCCTGCGTCCCGGCGAAGGTGATCTCGTAGGCGTGGTTCACGAAGTGAAGCAGCATGAAGTGAAACGCCAGCACGCCGATGAGGAACACCGCCGTCAGGCGCTGGAGCAACCAGCGGGTGCCGCCGCGCTCGAAGGAGGAGTAGTGTTCCGCCATCTCAGATCCCCCCGAGGAAGGACGGCACGCTCGCGACGACGATCGCGCCGGTGAGGATCATCGAGGCGTAGAAGCTCCGGTCCTGCGCCTGGAGGCCGACCCCGAGATCGACGAACAGCAGACGGACGCCGTTCAGGATGTGGAAGACGGCCACCGCGAGCAGTCCCACCTCCAGGAAGCGCACGACGAGCAGTCCCTCGAGTCCGCGGAGCGTGTTCGTGTACATCGTTGGGCTGACCGTCGCCGTGCTCAGGACGGCGATGTGCGTGAAGAGATACCCGATGAGGACCCAGCCGGTGAACTTGTGGAACACCCACGCCCACATGCCGGCGGAGAACTCCCGCCAGCGGCCGAAGTCCTCGACGAGCCCCCTGTCGTACGACTGGCTCATGTATGTCGGTGGCAGGGTGCGTGCGGGTATAGTAGTTACTAACTCCCCGCGCCGTTCGGCGGATACGCCCCGTCTCCCGGAGAATTCACGTCCGGCACGAGACAGGTGGGGGTGCGTCAGCGGATCGGACGATACGGTCGAGGGGAGGACGCGACGAAGCGATGCGACGGGGCAATACGACGGGACGATGCGACGGGGAGGGCGTGATGTCAGACGGTAACTCGATCAGGGCGCGCGGGCGATAGCCTGCTCCTGCTCCAGTGCGCGGAGGGTCTTCTCCTCCAGCTTGACGAGGTGACAGAGCGGGTTCCCGGGGTAGACGAGGGGGTTCTCCAGCACGCCGACCAGCAGGCCGGTGAACGGCGCTTCGACCGTCTCGGTGTCGGCCCGGAACGGGTCGGAGATGGTACAGATGACGTCCCCCTCGTAGACGAGGGTCCCGCGCTCGTACTTCATGTCCACGAGGCCGCCCACGTCCGAGCGGAGCCAGGTCTTCTCGCCGCTGTCGTCGATGACGGTCCGCCAGCCGGGCCAGCGCACCTGCTCTGCGGGTCGGAGACCGAACTCGGCGAGCACGCTCATGACGCCGTCGAGCGCGCGGTCGATGAGCGAGCGCTGGAAGCGGTGGGCCTCGCCCATCTCGACGGTGATCGTCGGCGTGCCGGCCTCGCTCGCCTCCCGGCGGAGCGTCCCCTCGGGTCCCTCGCCGGAGAGGATGACGTTCGAGGCGAAGGCGTTGGCGAGGCGGGCCACGTCGGAGTCTCCCATGTCCGCGCGGACGTGGAGCATGTTCGTCCGGCCGCGGGTCGAGGTGTGGAAGTCGAGCCCGTAGTCGCAGGGTTCGAGGAAGTTTCGGAAGATGCGGTAGGCCATGCGCTTGGCCCCGGTGCTCGTCTCGCTGCCGGGGAACGATCGGTTCAGGTCGCGATCGTAGATGGGGAGGTAGCGCTTCTGGGCGATGAACGCCGGGACGTTGAGCACCGGGAGACAGACGAGCGTGCCGGCCAGCGTCGAGTGGTCCCAGCTGTGGGCGACCTCGCGGACGACCTCGATGCCGTTCAGCTCGTCGCCGTGGGCGGCGGCGCTCAGGAACACCGTCGGGCCCGGGCGTTCGCCGTTGACGATGGTGACGGGGATGCGAACGGGGTCGCCGAGGTACGTCTCGCTGACGCTGTATCGGAGGTTCTGCGTCTCACCGGGGGCGACCGTGCCGCCGTTGTAGGTGAACGCCTCGGGCTCTGCCATGGCGGAGAACTGTGCCGGGCGGTATATATCGCCCCCGTCTCACGATCGTCCACGAGAGTGCGTCACATCGCTCTAAGATCGAGCGGAGACCACAGCCCTCTTAGACCGGCATACATTTGTCCCGGGCCACGGAGAGTAGCTGTATGTCCACCACAGACGAAAACCGGGTACGAGTCGGCGTTCTCTCGCTCCACAACAGCAAGGAGACGAAGGCCATCCTGAACGCGGTCGAGGATCTCGGCCACGTGCCGGAGTGGCTCCGCTCGGAGAACACGGCGATCTCGATCGAAGACGGAGAGGTGACGATCGACCCCGAGGTGGACATCGTCGCGAATCGTCTCCTGCTCTCGAACACGGAGGAACCGGCGGAGGGGCTCGGTCTCGCGACGACCTTCAACCGCCTCCGCCCGATGCTCAACCAGCCCGGGGCGGTCCTCACCGCCATCCACAAGTTCGCGACGGCGGTGACCCTCGCCGACTGGAACATCAAGGTCCCCGACGCCCTGCTCGCGCTCTCGAACGACGGCCTCAACCGCAACCGCGAGCGGTTCGGCGACGTGGGCGTCTACAAGACCGCCATCGGCACCCACGGCGGCGGGACGTGGAAGGTGGACCTGACCGAGCCCGTCAACCCGAAGGTCGGCAACCGTCAGGCGTTCCTCCAGAAGCTCATCGAGGTCGGCGACGAGAAGCACAGCGACCTCCGGGTGTACGTCGTCGGCGAGGACATCATCGGCGCGATGCGTCGCTTCGCCCCCGAGGGCGACTGGCGCACCAACGTCGCGCTCGGCGGAGCCGTCGAGGACATGACCGACAAGCTCCCCGACGAAGCCGCCGAGACGGCTCTCTACGCCGCCGAGGTGCTGGGCCTCGATTACGCCGGCGTCGACCTCGTGAAGGGCACGGACGGCTGGCACGTCCTGGAGGTGAACCCCACCGCGGGGTTCAAGGGACTCTACAAGGCGACCGGACGCAGTCCCGCCCCCTACATCGCGAAGATGGCCATCGAGCGGGCGGGCGGCACCGTCGACGACGAGCGGGTGCGCGAACTCGCCGCGACGCTCGACGACTCGACGCCCTCCAGCATGCCCCGGATCGACCCGTTCGACCAGGAGGAGGCCCCGATCATCGGCTACATCGAGGAGGTCGTCGTCAGCGGGACCAGCGGGTCGACCCCCACCCTCGCGAAGTCCGACACCGGCGCGACCCGGACCAGCATCGACACCTCGCTGGCCGCCGAGATCGGCGCGGGACCGATCAAGAGCATGACGCGCGTGAAATCCGGCAGCGTGAAATCCGGCAAGGCCCGCCCCGTCGTGGACCTCGTCATCGGCATCGGCGGCCGCCAGCACACCGTCACCGCCAGCGTCGAGGACCGGAGCCACATGGACTACCCGCTGCTGCTCGGCCGCGACATCCTCGAACACTACCGGGTCGACGTGCGTCGCCGCGCCGACGGCGACGTGCCCGACGCCGACGAGGAGGAAGAGGCGCTGGAGTAGTACCCCGGTCGGCGTACCTTTTTGTACGAGAGCGGGACCAGACCCCCCGTGAGTTGAGAGCCGCCGCGGGGTGGGCAGCGGGAGCGCACCACGTCACCTCGCGATCGTCGGCGGGGGTGGTGCCTGTCAGCCGACAACGTAACAGTCGAGAGCCCTCGCTCCGTTCCGTCGTACGTGCAACCACCCGCGAACGAAGACGCGCTGGACGTCCTGCGACGCGACCCGGTGATGGCCGACCTCGTCGAGCGACACGGCCCGATCGACACGTCGCCCGCGGACGACGAGTTCGAACGCCTCTGCGTCAGCATCATCAATCAGCAGCTCTCCACGGCCAGCGCCGCCGCCGTCCGCGATCGGGTGTTCGCCCTCCTCGACGACGTGACGCCGGAGACGGTGCTCGCCGCCGACCGGGACGCGCTCCGGGAGGCGGGCCTCTCGCGTACCAAGGTGGAGTACGTGCGGAACGCCGCCGAGGCGTTCGTCGAGCGCGACCTCACCCGCGAGGGGCTCGCCGACCACACCGACGAGGAGGTCGTCGAGGAACTCACCCGCATCAAGGGCGTCGGCGAGTGGACCGCCCGGATGTACCTCATGTTCGTCCTCGGCCGCGACGACGTGCTCCCGCTCGGCGACCTCGGGATCCGCAACGGCATCCGGCAGATCTACGGCGACGGCGAGGAGCTGACCCGCGAGGAGATGCGGGCGATCGCCGAGCGGTGGCGACCGTACCGGAGCCACGCGATGCGGTACGTGTGGGCCGAGTACGAGGCCGACGGGTAGCGGACACGCTGATCGACGCTCGACTATTGTGTCCGCCGGGCGCGCTCCGGCGGCTGTCTTCGTCGTCAGTCGCAACTATGTCGCGCGCGCTCCGACGGCCTCTCGTCGGCACCGTCAGCGGCCGCACCGTCGGCCGCGTCGCCGACCGGCCGCGCCGGGACGCCCGCGACCGTCGTCCCGGGGGGAACGTCGTCGACGACGACCGCTCCCGCGCCGACGCGTGCGCGCTCCCCCACCGTGATGTCGCCGATGAGCGTCGCGTTCGCGCCGATGAGGACGCCGTCCTCGACCGTCGGATGGCGCTTCACGGGTTCCGGGGAGTTCCCGCCGAGCGTGACGCCGTGGTGCATGTGGACGTCCTCGCCCACCTCGGCGGTCTCGCCGACGACGACGCCCATCCCGTGGTCGATGAACAGGCGTCGGCCGACCGTCGCGGCGGGGTGGATCTCGACGCCGGTCAGAACGCGGGCGACGTGCGAGACGATTCGGGCGGCGAGCGGGTGGCCCGCGTCGAGCAGGCGCGCCGCCGCGCGGTGGAACCACAGGGCGTGCACGCCGGGGTAGGTGAGGAACACCTCCGTGGCGCTCTTGGCGGCCGGGTCTGTCTTCAGGGCGGTACGAACGTCCTCTCTGAGTCTGTCGAACATGGTGCGTGGTGAGTGTCGTGATGCGGTCGTCTGGCGGAACTGGACTGCGGCGAGAACAGCGGGCTCAACAGCGACAGCACGGGCTCTCGAGCGAGCAGTGGGCGAGCGACCGACGGTGACCGGTGCTGTCGCGCATGCTCGGCTATTCTCCCGGTGTGGACAAAAGGGTGGCGAGACTGTGCGACCGTAGCACGACCGACGGTGGTGGTCGGAACGGGGGGATCGTTCGTCCCGCTATTCGTGTACCGGCGAGGAATAGGTTCGTCTAGTGAATGTGTGCCACGCGCGTATCACTCCGGCAATCGTCTATAGACCGTCCGTAGAAGCACGGTTCCCAGCAGGACACCGAGCACGGAGAGCCCCGTTTCGACGCTCTCACCGCTGCTCACGGACCGTCTCTCAGTCTCGCTGAATGCCACGTAGCTGTCACCGGTCGCGATGATACGGTTTGCTTCCGAGAGCGGCTCGTCGGTGCGAAGGCCTCCGACCAAAAGCGCCGCCCGGAGCCGGAGCGATAGCCTCGATTCGGAGACGGCGACACTGTCGAGAACAGTTTGTGCATCGACTGGTTCGAGCGTGATCGTACTGTTGCCCCCAGTCCGGTCAGCCCCCCGCTGGTAGTACGTCGGTTGACCATCTACGGGGTGGTAGGCGAACTGAGCGTCGCCTCTGATATTCGGGTACGTCGCGTTGAGCTGTAGCTGTCCCGCTTGCACCCGGGATCGCTCGTAGGCACAACCCGTCGAAATCTGCCATCCGGAACAGTCGATATACGTAAACGGGGAGTCGGGCAGTCCCTCGTTCGCGACGGTGATACGTCCGTCCTCGATAGAGACTGGTTCGACCGAGTACCGATACCCGGAGAGGTCGAGGTTGAGCGCCCCGATGTAGACCGGATTGACGATGAGCAGAACAGCGAGCGCGAGACGAAGGCCGAGTCGTTGGCGCTTCGTAGGTGACCACCCCCGGCCCAACAGACCCATGTAATCGCATTCGAATAAACAAACAAGTACTTTCCGTACGAATCAATGAAACACGCTCTGCCTGTATCGATCGTCGCCGAGACGCTACGACCGGTCAAAGCCGGCGCGAAGCGACCCGAGCAATACCACCGAGCGTCCGCGCCGCGAAGCGGCGCGGTTCACCGGGCGCGAACGGAGTTCGCGCCCGGCCTTTTTGGTCCAGATTTTTCGAGGAGTGGTGCGCGACCGAAGGGAGCGCACCCGACGAAGAAAAAGGTGGTGGTTTAGAAGCCCTTCCCCAGCAACTCGCGGGCGATGATGTTCTTCTGGATCTCGGTGGTGCCCTCGTAGATCTGGGTGATCTTCGCGTCGCGGTAGAGTCGCTCCACGTCGAAGTCGTTGACGTAGCCCGAACCGCCGTGGATCTGGACGGCCTCGTTGGCGCAGTCGACGGCGACGCGGGAGGCGAACTCCTTCGCCATCGAGGCGAGCGTCGTCAGCTGGTCGTCGGAGTTGTCGACGCTCCACGCCGACTTGTAGGTCAGCTGGCGGGCGGCCTCGGTGCGCGTGTGCATGTCGGCGAGCTTGTGCTGGATGGCCTGGAAGTCGCCGATGGGGCGGCCGAACTGCTCGCGCTCCTTCGCGTAGTCGAGCGCGCGTTCGCAGGCCCCCTTGGCGATGCCGACGCCCTGGGCGGCGACCATCGTCCGGGTCACGTCGAAGAACTGCATGAGCTGGAGGAAGCCCATCCCGCGGGTGCCGACGAGGTTCTCCTCGGGGACGCGCACGTCGTCGAAGATGAGTTCCGCGGTGTCGCTCGCGCGGATGCCGAGCTTGCCGGTGATCTTCTCCGCGGAGAAGCCGTCGCGGTCGGACTCGACGACGATCTGCGAGAAGCCGTTGTACCGCCCCTCGGCCTCGGGGTCGGTCTCGCACATCACGACGAAGAAGTCGCCGACGGTACCGTTGGTGATCCACATCTTGTTGCCGTTGATCACCCACCCGTCGTCCTTCTTCTCGGCGCGCGTGGAGACGGAGGAGACGTCGCTCCCGGTGTCCGGCTCGGAGATGGCCGCGCCCATGATGGCCTCGCCCGTGGCGACCGGCTCCAGGAACCGCTCCTTCTGGTCCTCGGTGCCGAACTCCATGATGGCGTCGCTGCCGAACGTCGTCGCCGTGATGGAGAGCGCGATGCCGGGATCGACGGCGAACAGCTCCTCGACGATGAGGGCGGTCTCGAGGGCGCTGTAGCCCGCGCCGCCGTACTCGATGGGGATGTTGGCCCCGCTGAGACCCATCTCAGCGGCCCTGTCGAGCACCTCGAAGGGGAACTTCTCCTCCACGTCGTACTCCCGTGCGACGGGGGCGATCTCGTTCTCCCCGAACCGACGGACCTCCTCTCTGATCTGTCTCTGCTCGTCGGATAGCTCGAAGTCCATGTCGGTTTATCTCGCCGTCGTTTCCACATAATCGTTTTCCGTAGTCTGTAAACCCGCTAGGAGTTGTCGACGATCGGATGGGAAACGTTGAACATCGACGCCCGAGACGCTACGAACGTCACTATGGAATTCGACGAGATCGACACTATCGCGGTCCTCGGTGCCGGTAACATGGGCCACGGCATCGCCGAGGTCGCGGCGATGGCCGGCTACGACGTGATGCTCCGCGACATCAACGAGGAGTTCGTCCGGAACGGCTACGAGCAGATCGAGTGGAGCCTGGACAAGCTCGCCGAGAAGGACCAGATCACGCGGGAGGAGGCCGACGCCAGCCTCGATCGGATCACGCCCGTCGTCGACATGGAGGAGGCCGTCGGTGACGTCGACTTCGTCATCGAGGCGGTCCCGGAGAAGATGGACATCAAGAAGGACGTCTACGGCGACGTGGTCGAGTACGCCCCCGACCGCGCGATCCTCGCCACGAACACCTCCTCGCTGTCGATCACCGACCTCTCGGAGGTGACCGAGCGCCCCGAGCAGTTCTGTGGGATGCACTTCTTCAACCCGCCGGTCCGCATGGCGCTGGTCGAGGTCATCTCGGGGGCGCACACCGACGAGCGGACGCTCGAACTCGCCGAGGACCTCGCCGAGGCGTTCGGCAAGACGCCCGTCCGCGTCCGCAAGGACGTCCCCGGGTTCATCGTCAACCGCGTGCTCGTCCCCCTGATGAACGAGGCCTGCTGGATCGTCGAGGACGGGACCGCCACCATGGAGGAGGTCGACTCCACCGTCAAGTTCGACGTCGGCCTGCCCATGGGCGCGTTCGAACTCGGCGACCAGGTCGGCAACGACGTCACCTACCACGTCCTGGAGTACATGAACGAGGTGCTCGGGGAGGCCTACGAGCCCTGCCCGCTGCTCGAGGAGACCGTCGAGGAGGAGCGCTACGGCAAGAAGGTGGGACGGGGGTTCTACGACTACGAGGACGGCGAGGGGGCACAGATCCCCACCGACGAGACGCGCGAGGACGTGAAGCTGCGCCTGCTCGCGACGATGGCGAACGAGGTCGGCCACCTCGTCGAGGGGGACGTCGCGCCGCCGCGCGACATCGATCAGGCCGTGATGCTCGGCGCGGGTTACCCCGAAGGCCCGGCGAAGATGGCCGACAACGTCGGAATCGACGCGCTCGTGGAGACGCTGGAGGAACTCTACGAGGAGACGGGCGCGGCGCGCTACGCGGTCGCCGACGGCCTCCGCGAGGCCGCCGAGTCCGGCGGCTTCCACGGCGGTGACGAGGACGAGAACGGGGTCGAG
The Halomarina pelagica DNA segment above includes these coding regions:
- a CDS encoding 3-hydroxyacyl-CoA dehydrogenase/enoyl-CoA hydratase family protein; protein product: MEFDEIDTIAVLGAGNMGHGIAEVAAMAGYDVMLRDINEEFVRNGYEQIEWSLDKLAEKDQITREEADASLDRITPVVDMEEAVGDVDFVIEAVPEKMDIKKDVYGDVVEYAPDRAILATNTSSLSITDLSEVTERPEQFCGMHFFNPPVRMALVEVISGAHTDERTLELAEDLAEAFGKTPVRVRKDVPGFIVNRVLVPLMNEACWIVEDGTATMEEVDSTVKFDVGLPMGAFELGDQVGNDVTYHVLEYMNEVLGEAYEPCPLLEETVEEERYGKKVGRGFYDYEDGEGAQIPTDETREDVKLRLLATMANEVGHLVEGDVAPPRDIDQAVMLGAGYPEGPAKMADNVGIDALVETLEELYEETGAARYAVADGLREAAESGGFHGGDEDENGVEFTTISVEYPRENVGHIVLDREARMNTINADVLEELSAALDRFEGDDDVRAILITGKGDRAFSAGADVSGFAASAEPLSAIELSKKGQETFGRFEETPMPVVAGIDGFALGGGLELAACADLRIASDRSELGLPEHSLGLLPGWGGTQRLQRLIGMGRAKQVVFTADRFDAETMADWGFVNRVVPHAEFDEAALDLAERLAGGPPISQMFTKRAMLRGWEDIDAGLELEAQAFGHLMNTEDLMEGITAFMGDRDPEFKGQ
- a CDS encoding succinate dehydrogenase/fumarate reductase iron-sulfur subunit — translated: MSTQITETETESETETEEQPAGDAPAVQQRRRMEAKRARAEEEEAERTAEESALDGETYTLKVFRYDPEVAGKERPRFDEFVVPYRKGMTVLDALIYARDHYDSSLTFRHSCRQAICGSDAMFVNGRQRLCCKTQLSDLSNPVRVEPLPHQEVVKDLVVDMQHFYDQMDAVEPFFQTNDLPSGLEEQHQTRENREKIKMSTRCIWCGACQSSCNIAAGDNQYLGPAAINKAYRFTMDEREGEDVKQHRLAVVEQEHGVWRCQTQFSCTEVCPKDIPLTKHIQELKREAVKNNLKFW
- the sdhC gene encoding succinate dehydrogenase, cytochrome b556 subunit, giving the protein MSQSYDRGLVEDFGRWREFSAGMWAWVFHKFTGWVLIGYLFTHIAVLSTATVSPTMYTNTLRGLEGLLVVRFLEVGLLAVAVFHILNGVRLLFVDLGVGLQAQDRSFYASMILTGAIVVASVPSFLGGI
- a CDS encoding FAD-binding protein, whose amino-acid sequence is MHEHDVIVGGGGGAGMRAAIAAHEEGADTAIVSKLHPVRSHTGAAEGGINAALRDGDSWEDHAYDTMKGSDYLGDAPAVETLCQDSPEETIQLEHWGMAFSRDEDGRVSQRPFGGLSFPRTTYAGAETGHHLLHTMYEQVVKRGIRVYDEHYVTRLAVTDHENPEDRRCYGVVGYDIKTGRINGFVANKGVVVATGGPGQMYDHTTNAVANTGDGAAMAYRAGVPLQDMEFVQFHPTTLPSTGVLISEGVRGEGGILYNSEGERFMFERGYANNVGELASRDVVARAEQTEANEGRGFEDDSVMLDMRHLGEERIIDRLENILHLAEDFEGVDALEEPMPVKPGQHYEMGGIETDENGATCIEGLYAAGECACVSVHGANRLGGNALPELIVFGARAGRHAATRQPETAQIRTGPSAKTEDGSVESPVALGEVEAGSDDVAADGGALLDATPDAVVSRAVEREGARVERLMERDGVNHAEIRADLQKAMTRNVNVFRNEAGLKQALRDIRRARERYVDVAVSDPSRTFNTDLIHTIETRNLIDLAEALTLGALAREEFRGAHWREEFQFRDDEKWLKHTQVAWNDGRPELYYTPVILEGEDGKYEPKERSY
- a CDS encoding succinate dehydrogenase hydrophobic membrane anchor subunit, encoding MAEHYSSFERGGTRWLLQRLTAVFLIGVLAFHFMLLHFVNHAYEITFAGTQARMGQIGYFATMWLFLVTATFHGVNGVYNALINQGLTGTRKRVVGAVLALAGLALVAQGTYVALAMNGFL
- a CDS encoding acyl-CoA dehydrogenase family protein, which gives rise to MDFELSDEQRQIREEVRRFGENEIAPVAREYDVEEKFPFEVLDRAAEMGLSGANIPIEYGGAGYSALETALIVEELFAVDPGIALSITATTFGSDAIMEFGTEDQKERFLEPVATGEAIMGAAISEPDTGSDVSSVSTRAEKKDDGWVINGNKMWITNGTVGDFFVVMCETDPEAEGRYNGFSQIVVESDRDGFSAEKITGKLGIRASDTAELIFDDVRVPEENLVGTRGMGFLQLMQFFDVTRTMVAAQGVGIAKGACERALDYAKEREQFGRPIGDFQAIQHKLADMHTRTEAARQLTYKSAWSVDNSDDQLTTLASMAKEFASRVAVDCANEAVQIHGGSGYVNDFDVERLYRDAKITQIYEGTTEIQKNIIARELLGKGF
- a CDS encoding succinylglutamate desuccinylase/aspartoacylase family protein, coding for MAEPEAFTYNGGTVAPGETQNLRYSVSETYLGDPVRIPVTIVNGERPGPTVFLSAAAHGDELNGIEVVREVAHSWDHSTLAGTLVCLPVLNVPAFIAQKRYLPIYDRDLNRSFPGSETSTGAKRMAYRIFRNFLEPCDYGLDFHTSTRGRTNMLHVRADMGDSDVARLANAFASNVILSGEGPEGTLRREASEAGTPTITVEMGEAHRFQRSLIDRALDGVMSVLAEFGLRPAEQVRWPGWRTVIDDSGEKTWLRSDVGGLVDMKYERGTLVYEGDVICTISDPFRADTETVEAPFTGLLVGVLENPLVYPGNPLCHLVKLEEKTLRALEQEQAIARAP
- a CDS encoding DNA-3-methyladenine glycosylase family protein, whose protein sequence is MADLVERHGPIDTSPADDEFERLCVSIINQQLSTASAAAVRDRVFALLDDVTPETVLAADRDALREAGLSRTKVEYVRNAAEAFVERDLTREGLADHTDEEVVEELTRIKGVGEWTARMYLMFVLGRDDVLPLGDLGIRNGIRQIYGDGEELTREEMRAIAERWRPYRSHAMRYVWAEYEADG
- a CDS encoding RimK/LysX family protein — protein: MSTTDENRVRVGVLSLHNSKETKAILNAVEDLGHVPEWLRSENTAISIEDGEVTIDPEVDIVANRLLLSNTEEPAEGLGLATTFNRLRPMLNQPGAVLTAIHKFATAVTLADWNIKVPDALLALSNDGLNRNRERFGDVGVYKTAIGTHGGGTWKVDLTEPVNPKVGNRQAFLQKLIEVGDEKHSDLRVYVVGEDIIGAMRRFAPEGDWRTNVALGGAVEDMTDKLPDEAAETALYAAEVLGLDYAGVDLVKGTDGWHVLEVNPTAGFKGLYKATGRSPAPYIAKMAIERAGGTVDDERVRELAATLDDSTPSSMPRIDPFDQEEAPIIGYIEEVVVSGTSGSTPTLAKSDTGATRTSIDTSLAAEIGAGPIKSMTRVKSGSVKSGKARPVVDLVIGIGGRQHTVTASVEDRSHMDYPLLLGRDILEHYRVDVRRRADGDVPDADEEEEALE
- the cysE gene encoding serine O-acetyltransferase, yielding MFDRLREDVRTALKTDPAAKSATEVFLTYPGVHALWFHRAAARLLDAGHPLAARIVSHVARVLTGVEIHPAATVGRRLFIDHGMGVVVGETAEVGEDVHMHHGVTLGGNSPEPVKRHPTVEDGVLIGANATLIGDITVGERARVGAGAVVVDDVPPGTTVAGVPARPVGDAADGAAADGADERPSERARHSCD